AAAAAGAGAAATTCTTTTACAGCAACAGCCTAGCTCTCTGGGACTCATATCCTGCCTTAAGCTACTTCTGAGGCACTATGTGCCTTTACCACACTAGCAAGGAACTCCACCCCTCAAAGTTAGCAAACTCTGCTTTGAGATGCTATATCAGATGGAATAAACAGGGTCATGAAAAAGAATGGATGACAGGGTCATAGTGTGGACTATGGAAAAGACACCAAACGGAAAATCAAGTTTCAATTCATGTAGCTAGACGATAAGGCTGATCTCGACTGATGTGGGGCAGCATAAAACATGACAGGAAAGGCGAACCCCGTGTATGTAGTAGGTAGTTATGTTTTAGCAAACTCTATCTTTTGGGGGTCATAATTCATGAATAGTTCTTTTTAAATAAGAGGCGCACAGGTGATGCTTTCTGCAAATGTAGATGATCTGTAAGACTGTAACAGTGTGAAACATCTAGATGCAAGCACATATATACGATAATTTAGTGATCAATGATGATGAGTCTATTGTGTTGTAGCTTTCTAAAGCTGGAACAGGAGATTTTATCCAACAatagctactccctctgtaaagaaatataagagtgtgtAGATCACACTACTTTAGTCATCTacacactcttatatttctttacggagggagtacaaaatataTAAGAGTGTGTAGACTATTTGGAGAATACCTCAAATGGGGTGAACAAAATGAACGTAGCAAAGAACACCACATATTCACGGAAAAATGATATTTAGCCTCACCtttgttttgaattgtgtctaGCCTTTGCTTTTCTCGCCTTCAAAGTACTTGAAGACGCCATATCCAGTCGTACCCCCGAGGAACAAGAGTACTGTCGGAGTGAACGACGGATACAGGTACTTAACTAAAAAACTGTCCCATTCTGTGGGCAGAAAACCTGCATTTTTCATAAGAAGGCTCAGATATGATTAGTTGAGTCAACAATTCCACAGTAGCAAAACCTTGCCCACCCTTAAAAAAAATTGTAACAGAGGccaaagatttgcctcatccattagtTAAGGGAGAAATAGAGTGTTATGGTTACAAAGACGACACCCAAGCATCCACCAACATAGAACAAGGACACTACTCTCCTGGCATGATTAGACCCAAGTGTTTCGCCCCCGTGATGACCCAAAgttttgcctctttctttatacCCTCAAGGAGGATTGTCGAGCGGACTTGTGGCAGAAGACCCTAGTATTTCTCTCATTCCAAATGGACTAACTTAGAGAATTTGGTTGATAAATGATTAACCCGGCTAATTTAGATCGAACCAAGGCGACGATGAATTGCACAGCATCACGGAAGCAAAACTTCAGTTCAGTTAAAATCACCAAGTCAGCAGTACCATGGCAAACCTGAAAAATGCATCTAGCATTTACAGAACAAAGGATGTTTCTTCACACCAGACGCCACTCAAGTTAGTAATACGTAGTACTCCACTGCGCCGCAATGCTTCTTAACTCTTATCATATCATGGCATCCCCCTAAATTCCAAATACCTACGATATCTACGAGCAATGTCCACCAGATTCCCCATAGCAATAGCAGTAGCATAGGTAGGTGATTTACCggaggcggcgagggcgaggcCCTGGAAGAGGATGATCCCGCCGAGGCCCAGCCAGGCGAAGAGGAAGGCGCTCTCGGTGGCCTGTCGCTGCCGGACCTCGTCCTCCGTGAACCGGTTCCCGCGGCCGCCGGGGTTGAACCCGGCCTTCGTCCGCTGCTGCTCGaacaccgacgcgctccccgcagGCGCGCGGCGGACCGCCACGTCGGGCGGCGGCTCCAGCGCCTtgtccttgcccttgcccttgctgctgctgctcttgga
Above is a window of Triticum aestivum cultivar Chinese Spring chromosome 6B, IWGSC CS RefSeq v2.1, whole genome shotgun sequence DNA encoding:
- the LOC123135981 gene encoding protein LPA2, with protein sequence MATAASASLSAASFLSPAPSRPRTLFRALAASGSGGGKKKPGKSKSSSSKGKGKDKALEPPPDVAVRRAPAGSASVFEQQRTKAGFNPGGRGNRFTEDEVRQRQATESAFLFAWLGLGGIILFQGLALAASGFLPTEWDSFLVKYLYPSFTPTVLLFLGGTTGYGVFKYFEGEKSKG